The following coding sequences lie in one Saccopteryx bilineata isolate mSacBil1 chromosome X, mSacBil1_pri_phased_curated, whole genome shotgun sequence genomic window:
- the RLIM gene encoding E3 ubiquitin-protein ligase RLIM, translating to MESSDSNDKGSGDQSAAQRRSQMDRLDREEAFYQFVNNLSEEDYRLMRDNNLLGTPGESTEEELLRRLQQIKEGPPPQNSDENRGGDSSDDVSNGDSIIDWLNSVRQTGNTTRSGQRGNQSWRAVSRTNPNSGDFRFSLEINVNRNNGSQNPENENELSARRSTGENMDNSQRQVENLRSESSISARPSRSERNATEALIEVPPTRGQRRARSRSPDHRRTRARAERSRSPLHPMSEIPRRSHHSISSQTFEHPLVNETEGSSRTRHHVTLRQQISGPDLLSRGLFAASGIRNASQGAGSSDATGNSESTGSGQRPPTIVLDLQVRRVRPGEYRQRDSIASRTRSRSQTPNNTVTYESERGGFRRTFSRSERAGVRTYVSTIRIPIRRILNTGLSETTSVAIQTMLRQIMTGFGELSYFMYSDSDSEPSGSVSSQNMERAELRNGRGGSGGSSSSGSSSSSSSSPSSSGESSEASSDVFEGSNEGSSSSGSSSARREVRHRAPVTFDESGSLPFLSLAQFFLLNEDDDDQPRGLTKEQIDNLAMRSFGENDALKTCSVCITEYTEGNKLRKLPCSHEYHVHCIDRWLSENSTCPICRRAVLASGNRESVV from the exons ATGGAAAGCTCAGATTCTAACGATAAAGGAAGTGGTGATCAGTCTGCAGCACAGCGCAGAAGTCAAATGGACCGATTGGATCGGGAAGAAGCTTTCTATCAATTTGTAAATAACCTGAGTGAAGAAGATTATAGGCTTATGAGGGATAACAATTTGCTAGGCACCCCAG gTGAAAGTACTGAGGAAGAGTTGCTGAGAAGACTACAACAAATTAAAGAGGGCCCGCCACCGCAAAACTCAGATGAAAATAGAG GTGGAGATTCTTCAGATGATGTGTCTAATGGTGACTCTATAATAGACTGGCTTAACTCTGTCAGACAAACTGGAAATACGACAAGAAGTGGGCAAAGAGGAAACCAATCCTGGAGAGCAGTGAGTCGGACTAATCCAAACAGTGGTGATTTCAGATTCAGTTTAGAGATCAATGTTAACCGTAATAATGGGAGTCAAAATCCAGAGAATGAAAATGAGCTATCTGCAAGACGTTCCACTGGAGAAAACATGGACAACAGCCAAAGGCAAGTGGAAAATTTACGGTCTGAATCTTCAATATCTGCAAGGCCATCCAGATCAGAACGAAATGCAACTGAAGCATTAATAGAAGTTCCACCTACTAGAGGTCAGAGAAGAGCAAGAAGTAGGAGCCCAGACCATCGGAGAACCCGAGCAAGAGCTGAAAGAAGTAGGTCACCTCTGCATCCAATGAGTGAAATTCCACGAAGATCTCATCATAGTATCTCATCTCAGACTTTTGAGCATCCTTTGGTAAATGAGACTGAGGGAAGTTCTAGAACCCGGCACCATGTGACATTGAGACAGCAAATCAGTGGACCTGACTTGCTGAGTAGAGGTCTCTTTGCAGCTTCTGGAATAAGAAATGCCTCACAAGGAGCAGGTTCTTCAGACGCCACTGGTAACAGTGAATCTACAGGATCAGGACAGAGACCTCCAACCATAGTCCTTGACCTTCAAGTAAGAAGAGTCCGTCCTGGAGAATATCGGCAGAGAGACAGCATAGCTAGCAGAACTCGGTCTAGGTCTCAGACGCCAAACAACACTGTCACTTATGAAAGTGAACGAGGTGGTTTTAGGCGTACATTTTCACGTTCTGAGCGGGCAGGTGTGAGAACCTATGTCAGTACCATCAGAATTCCAATTCGTAGAATCTTAAATACTGGTTTAAGTGAGACTACATCTGTTGCAATTCAAACCATGTTAAGGCAAATAATGACAGGTTTTGGTGAATTAAGCTACTTTATGTACAGTGATAGTGATTCAGAACCTAGTGGCTCAGTCTCAAGTCAAAATATGGAAAGGGCAGAGTTACGGAATGGAAGAGGGGGTTCTGGTGGTAGTAGCAGTTCTGGTTCTAGTTCTAGTTCTAGTTCCAGTCCTAGTTCCAGTGGTGAAAGTTCAGAGGCTAGCTCAGATGTATTTGAAGGCAGTAATGAAGGAAGCTCATCATCAGGCTCATCAAGTGCCAGGCGAGAGGTTCGACATAGGGCCCCAGTAACATTTGATGAAAGTGGCTCTTTGCCCTTCCTTAGTCTGGCTCAGTTTTTCCTCTTAAATGAGGATGATGATGACCAACCTAGAGGACTGACCAAAGAACAGATTGACAACTTGGCAATGAGAAGTTTTGGGGAAAACGATGCATTAAAAACCTGTAGTGTTTGCATTACAGAATATACAGAAGGTAACAAACTTCGTAAACTACCTTGTTCCCATGAGTATCATGTCCACTGCATCGATCGCTGGTTATCTGAAAATTCTACTTGTCCTATTTGTCGCAGGGCAGTCTTAGCTTCTGGTAACAGAGAAAGTGTTGTGTAA